The Ranitomeya imitator isolate aRanImi1 chromosome 3, aRanImi1.pri, whole genome shotgun sequence genome has a window encoding:
- the LOC138670368 gene encoding uncharacterized protein, with translation MSANEQDCVRALIEMYRSLPCLWKIKSADYSNRYKKKDAYEKLVAIYKEHHPTETVDEHIVRKKIQALRTVYKKELNKVEKSLKSGAGTDDVYVPKLWYYDLLAFTRDQEIPRPCQTVTSICAPSPEENLPESPDEHVPLQQRERPEGNDVQSHQSSRSPCLEDQRRPQRPSRKRKSTAGTPVDLLAMANNILSKHAATQLSAFPTLVEERLKKLDVTQRSHAERLMFDVLNAAAAGKLSDTSMLNITERQPSSQFYFGPPQEPMHSTPVRRPGPHHSQFWTPPAPPSFADFSQGPPTSTDRYSEMGTYYQNL, from the exons atgtctgccaatgaacaagactgtgttcgggcactcatagagatgtaccgctccctgccctgcttgtggaagataaagtcggcggattacagcaaccgctacaaaaagaaagatgcgtatgagaagctggtggccatctacaaggagcatcatcccactgagacggtggatgaacacattgtgcgtaaaaaaatccaggctctccgcacagtctacaaaaaagagttgaacaaggtggaaaagtcgctgaagtctggggccggaactgacgacgtctatgtgcccaagttgtggtactatgacctgctggcgttcactcgGGACCAGGAAATTCCTCGTCCGTGCCAGACTGTCACAAGCATATGTGCACCATCGCCTGAAGAGAACCTGCCCGAGTCTCCggacgagcat gtgcctcttcaacagcgggaaagaccagaagggaacgatgtccagtcccatcagtcctccagaagcccgtgtctcgaggatcagagacgtccacagcggccatctcgcaaaagaaagtcgacagcggggacacctgtggatctcctggcaatgGCTAACAACATCTTGTCCAAGCATGCGGCAACCCAGCTCTCCGCATTCCCAACCTTGGTTGAGGAACGGTTAAAAAAATTGGACGTTACCCAACGATCTCACGCGGAGCGATTGATGTTTGACGTTCTGAACGCGGCAGCCGCTGGAAAACTGAGCGACACATCTATGTTGAACATCACCGAGCGTCAGCCCAGTAGCCAGTTTTATTTTGGACCAccacaggagcccatgcacagcactcctgtccgcagaccaggcccacatcattctcagttctggacaccacctgcacctccttcttttgcagacttttcacaa